A window of Proteus columbae contains these coding sequences:
- a CDS encoding heavy metal sensor histidine kinase, giving the protein MKTKSLRFKIIFLFIILMIANAGFMSLTLYQSLKNELISRDNNLLVNRADQLVKLINSGIDIKTLPIYFQRMMDMQQDIIYITDANNKILVDTNSDILFADHLKTTDTKNIDLNMITSWETESGVPVSAINFTIESPIGVLNVVIAKASFVRISMLSEYLSKILIISLASILFMGILSFWLIKHGLRDIRFLSQITAKTDRHTLSQTINISQLPNELKSLGDSLNIMRKRLKNDFVKLTQLADDLAHELRTPINAIKVQNEIMLQRSRSVEEYESIIISNIEELDKLAKIIENILFIARAENKNIILNRESLDLSDLIDEIYNLFSFYAEEKQITLLKEPTTLTVSADHLLFTRILMNLISNAIKYSPANTQVVTQCKKEKNQLLICISNIGDELNQHEQIFTRFWRGDNARTTDGNGLGLSIVQAIMTLHEGKVSYERIGKHNVFILTFPC; this is encoded by the coding sequence ATGAAAACAAAATCACTGAGATTTAAAATTATCTTTTTATTTATCATATTGATGATTGCAAATGCAGGTTTTATGTCTTTAACGCTTTATCAATCGCTTAAAAATGAATTAATATCTCGTGATAATAACTTACTTGTAAATCGTGCAGACCAATTAGTAAAGTTAATTAATAGTGGAATTGATATCAAAACATTACCTATCTATTTTCAACGTATGATGGATATGCAACAAGATATTATTTATATTACGGATGCTAATAATAAAATTTTAGTTGATACTAATTCAGATATTTTATTTGCAGATCATCTAAAAACCACTGATACAAAGAATATAGATTTAAACATGATTACCTCCTGGGAAACAGAATCAGGTGTTCCTGTTTCGGCTATTAACTTTACAATAGAATCACCAATAGGCGTATTAAATGTAGTGATCGCCAAAGCATCCTTTGTGCGCATCAGTATGCTAAGCGAATATTTAAGTAAAATATTGATTATCTCATTAGCTTCTATTTTATTTATGGGAATATTAAGTTTTTGGTTAATTAAACATGGATTGAGAGATATCCGTTTTCTTAGCCAAATTACGGCTAAAACAGACAGACATACTCTTAGCCAAACCATAAATATCTCACAACTTCCCAATGAACTGAAAAGTTTAGGTGACTCATTAAATATAATGAGAAAAAGGTTAAAAAATGATTTTGTAAAGCTAACTCAATTAGCCGATGACTTGGCTCATGAACTCAGAACACCCATTAACGCTATAAAAGTTCAAAATGAAATTATGTTACAACGCTCTCGTAGCGTAGAAGAATATGAATCAATTATTATTAGTAATATTGAAGAACTGGATAAACTTGCAAAAATAATTGAAAATATTTTATTTATCGCTCGTGCTGAAAATAAAAATATCATTTTAAATAGAGAAAGCTTGGATTTATCGGATCTAATTGATGAAATTTATAACCTATTTTCATTTTATGCAGAAGAAAAACAGATTACCTTATTAAAAGAGCCTACAACATTAACAGTTAGTGCAGATCACTTACTTTTTACTCGCATATTAATGAACCTCATATCAAATGCAATTAAATATTCTCCCGCTAATACACAAGTCGTCACTCAATGTAAAAAAGAAAAAAATCAGTTACTGATTTGTATCAGTAATATTGGTGATGAATTGAATCAACATGAACAAATATTTACTCGTTTTTGGCGTGGTGATAATGCAAGAACAACAGATGGAAATGGCTTAGGCTTATCAATTGTACAAGCGATTATGACATTACATGAGGGTAAAGTCAGTTACGAGCGTATTGGAAAACATAATGTATTTATTTTAACCTTTCCATGCTAA